The Macrobrachium nipponense isolate FS-2020 chromosome 16, ASM1510439v2, whole genome shotgun sequence DNA window AAAGGAATAGCCGTAGGTACCGTTACCGGCGTCGTGGCACTTGCCCTGTTATCTGTTTGTTTGGTAATGGTCTCAGTTAAGGGAATGAAAAGATTCTGCAAAGGAGAGGCCGCGAAACCTTTAGAGAAGTTCAAGATACGACGTCGGTTTGTCGAACGCCACGCTCAGATTCCCTACAGAGATATGCCTGTCCCCGAAGGTGGCCGATATCCAGCGTATCGTATCCAAGAGGGCGAAGTCACCTTCACAGACGGCAGCAGAAGAACCGAATCGATCCGTAGCCCACAGGACACGAACATCCAAGTCCTTTACAAAGTCCGCACAATAGTGGCCGTGCCCGGAGGAATCTGCAGCTCTGTGGCTTCAGGAAGACGGTTGTGCCCTCCACCGGGAGCTTCCAGCGAGCAAATATACCAGAACTTCCCACCGGCACGGTGCCAGGAATTGCCCGAGAACCTGGAACCAGAGTCGCCTGACCACATTTACGATCATTTGAACTATCATCGTCCTTCTCCCTGAAGGCTGATAAGCAAATGTGATTTGATTGGAACGCTCTTCAACATTTTTAAGCTACTGAAGTTTTCTCAGATTCGCCTTAAATATAAGGTattgtgtctgtgtatatgtttatgtggacgtttgtgtatgtgttttaagtccgtgtgtgtgtatgtttgaggGAAATGACATTTTTTGTAGTAATCTAAATTCCTTAGCTGAACCTGTAGAATTCATTTTAGCTTCTACCACCACATGTAGAAACTAACTTAAGTAACTTGTAACTGTATCTTTTACGTTTGTGTGACGTTCTCGCCGCATGCAAATTATTCTGAATAATTTGCAGTAGATATTAATGTCAGTAAGGTTTTTTGTGTTAAGCATTGTAGTAACCTTATGGTGACCTTGCTCTACCCATAGCGCAATGTATATTGTTGCTCTTTTGTATTGACTTAAGCTTAGCTTTTAAGTCTTAGTTTTGTAATTTGTAGCTCGTTTTTGCTCTTATAAACTTAGTTATCTACTTATTATATGTTGCATTTATGTATGAATTATATTTGCCATGTACGTATTATGTATTGGTCTTTACAAACCCTCTgtatatttatactgtatataccTTCTAGCCCAGATGGTAACCTTGTGGACATACGAATTggtatttactttattattattattattattattattattattattattattattattattattattattattattattattattattattagtcgttttccttttgatatgaaataaagaaaaatccagatatgaaataaaaaaaactattgaaaaataaacactttaatcccttttaattttaactTCTGAATTCAATTTCAGTTTGAACGTAACACTCATAATTATATACCATTAATATTTCATTGAAATCTAAAGGTTATGTAAACCGCGTTATGTAACCTAGTTAACATATTTTTGCCATTGTAGTTTGCAGCAAAAGTTTGCGAggtaattttttgtatattgcaAGCTTGTTTGTTGTTCGAATGTTTTGGCATTTGTATAGAAAGATTTTCATCAcgctttctgtgttaaataaaaaaaaaaaaaaagaacgctacactgaatgaaattaaattattaagTACTTAAGTATATTATTGTTggtttaataaattaataataaaagattttattgTATAGAATGATTTAATAGAAATTTTTACAAAGGACTTCAATTGATATATTGAATCAAATTAATTTCTGCTATTTTCATCGATTTGTCCATATATCGAACTGTGGGATTTTCTGTATTTTGCTTCATTTTGTATAGTTTTGATTGCTTTGCGTAAATCAAGAAACGGTATGAAAAAGGAAAGGTAGCGTTCTCTCAGGCAAAGAGCGgccactgtttttgtttttgcaaacaataaaagaattatatatataatatatatatatatatatatatatatatatatatatatatatatatatatatatatatatatatatatatatatatatatatatattataattattcaaacatatatatatatatatatatatatatatatatatatatatataatttattatatatatatatatatatatatatatatattatagtatatatatataatatatataatatatatatatatatatatatagatatatatatatatatgtatattacatacatacattgtctatatatactatatatatatatatatattatctatatatacatatataatgaagcTAC harbors:
- the LOC135195417 gene encoding uncharacterized protein LOC135195417; the protein is MRAIFLLIGFIAASSAEGTQSDCQEVGFPVSMALADDGTFAAVLVLQPESLRWTLDLGVVSFDGSSNKTVAMVTFDARSEKPNLNLNCTNTDGNSCQSLTDLDSTIFKIQVNGTLLKVYQKSPEVFKVIGKFICTELGKEKISLIRTGEETRDFSDVQVCSVANGKKGIAVGTVTGVVALALLSVCLVMVSVKGMKRFCKGEAAKPLEKFKIRRRFVERHAQIPYRDMPVPEGGRYPAYRIQEGEVTFTDGSRRTESIRSPQDTNIQVLYKVRTIVAVPGGICSSVASGRRLCPPPGASSEQIYQNFPPARCQELPENLEPESPDHIYDHLNYHRPSP